A portion of the uncultured Bacteroides sp. genome contains these proteins:
- a CDS encoding 1-deoxy-D-xylulose-5-phosphate reductoisomerase: MIQQEKKKKQIAILGSTGSIGSQALQVIAEHPDLYEVYALTANNKVEQLIAQARKFCPEAVVIANESKYAILKEALADLPIKIYAGAEALCQIVESGPIDIVLSAMVGSAGLKPTMRAICAGKAIALANKETLVVAGELINELAQQYRTPILPVDSEHSAIFQCLAGEMGNPIEKIILTASGGPFRCSTLEQLRAVKKEQALKHPNWEMGAKITIDSASMMNKGFEVIEAKWLFGVKPEQIEVVVHPQSVIHSMVQFEDGAVKAQLGMPDMRLPIQYAFSYPDRIHSSFERLDFTKCANLTFEQPDITRFRNLALAYEAMNRGGNMPCIVNAANEIVVAAFLRDEISFLGMSDVIEKVMSKVSFVKTPMFDDYMATDSETRRIAREMI, translated from the coding sequence ATGATTCAACAAGAAAAGAAGAAAAAACAGATAGCAATTTTAGGATCTACAGGATCTATTGGCTCACAAGCTTTACAAGTGATAGCGGAGCATCCGGATCTTTATGAAGTATATGCACTTACGGCCAATAATAAAGTGGAGCAACTCATTGCTCAGGCGCGGAAGTTTTGCCCTGAAGCTGTAGTGATTGCGAATGAATCGAAATATGCAATTTTAAAAGAAGCACTTGCTGATCTTCCGATAAAGATATATGCCGGTGCTGAGGCTCTTTGCCAGATCGTGGAATCGGGTCCCATTGATATTGTGTTAAGTGCCATGGTAGGCTCTGCCGGTTTAAAGCCGACAATGAGAGCTATTTGTGCCGGGAAAGCAATTGCTTTGGCTAATAAGGAAACTCTTGTGGTGGCGGGTGAGTTGATAAATGAACTGGCGCAACAATATCGTACGCCTATTCTGCCGGTCGACTCCGAACATTCTGCCATCTTTCAGTGTTTGGCTGGAGAGATGGGTAATCCGATAGAGAAGATTATACTGACTGCGTCGGGTGGTCCGTTTCGTTGCTCTACACTTGAGCAGTTGCGTGCAGTGAAGAAAGAGCAGGCATTGAAACACCCCAATTGGGAGATGGGGGCAAAGATCACGATTGATTCTGCTTCTATGATGAATAAAGGATTTGAGGTAATTGAGGCCAAGTGGCTGTTTGGGGTAAAGCCGGAACAGATAGAAGTGGTAGTCCATCCTCAATCGGTTATACACTCGATGGTGCAGTTTGAAGATGGCGCTGTGAAGGCACAACTGGGTATGCCGGATATGCGCTTGCCTATTCAGTATGCTTTTTCGTATCCCGATCGCATTCACTCATCCTTTGAACGGTTGGATTTTACTAAATGTGCCAATCTTACTTTTGAACAACCTGATATAACTCGTTTTCGTAATCTGGCATTGGCTTACGAGGCGATGAACCGCGGAGGAAACATGCCATGCATTGTAAATGCAGCCAATGAGATAGTCGTGGCTGCTTTCTTGCGTGATGAAATTAGTTTCCTAGGCATGAGTGATGTGATAGAGAAGGTAATGAGCAAAGTCTCTTTTGTCAAGACACCGATGTTTGATGATTATATGGCTACTGATAGCGAGACAAGACGTATCGCTCGTGAAATGATTTGA
- a CDS encoding M23 family metallopeptidase: MPKKKRSKAFWNNIKFKYKLTIINENTLEEVVGLRMSKLNGVSVLLTSITVIFVIAATIITFTPLRNYLPGYMNSEVRKQIVVNALRLDSLQQLVDKQKLYVMNIQDIFRGKIQVDTVHSMDSLTAIREDSLMKRTKREEEFRRKYEDAEKYNLTTINAHAEVGGLLFFRPIRGMISSHFDAAAKHFGMDIAANPKESVLAVLEGTVILSTYTAETGYLIEIQHNQDFVSIYKHCGSLLKKEGELVKGGEAIALAGNTSASGTESHLHFELWKKGRPINPETYIVF, from the coding sequence ATGCCAAAGAAGAAACGTAGTAAAGCTTTCTGGAACAACATAAAGTTTAAATATAAACTCACTATCATCAATGAAAATACTCTTGAGGAGGTAGTGGGGCTACGTATGTCTAAATTGAATGGTGTATCGGTACTTCTTACTTCGATTACGGTTATTTTTGTTATTGCAGCTACCATCATTACTTTTACTCCTCTACGCAATTATCTACCCGGCTATATGAATAGTGAAGTTCGTAAGCAGATAGTGGTAAATGCTTTGCGACTAGACTCTCTTCAGCAGTTGGTGGATAAGCAGAAACTGTATGTTATGAACATCCAAGATATTTTTAGAGGAAAGATACAAGTGGATACGGTGCATTCCATGGATTCTTTAACGGCCATTCGAGAAGACTCACTGATGAAGCGAACTAAAAGAGAAGAGGAATTTCGTCGTAAATATGAAGATGCGGAGAAATATAATCTGACTACGATCAATGCGCATGCAGAAGTGGGTGGATTACTCTTCTTTCGTCCTATTCGAGGAATGATTTCATCTCACTTCGATGCGGCAGCCAAGCATTTTGGAATGGATATAGCTGCCAACCCTAAAGAGAGCGTATTGGCTGTTCTTGAAGGAACGGTCATTTTGAGTACGTATACTGCTGAGACGGGGTATCTGATCGAGATTCAGCATAATCAGGATTTTGTTTCCATATACAAACATTGCGGTTCTTTGCTTAAAAAAGAGGGCGAGCTGGTTAAAGGCGGAGAAGCAATTGCTTTGGCAGGCAATACGAGTGCGTCCGGTACCGAATCCCATCTGCATTTTGAATTGTGGAAGAAGGGACGCCCGATAAATCCGGAAACATACATTGTTTTTTAG
- the rimM gene encoding ribosome maturation factor RimM (Essential for efficient processing of 16S rRNA), which produces MIKQEEVYKIGIFNKPHGIHGELSFTFTDDVFDRVDCGYFICLLDGILVPFFIEEYRFRSDSSALVKLEGVDSAEHARMFTNVDVYFPVKHVDEAVAPDELSWDFFIGFQLEDVHHGNLGEIIEVDTSTINTLFVVDAEEEELLIPAREEFILGIDKEQRVITVDLPEGLLNLDQVESDEDE; this is translated from the coding sequence ATGATAAAACAAGAAGAAGTATACAAAATAGGGATTTTTAATAAACCACACGGTATTCATGGTGAATTGTCGTTTACATTCACTGACGATGTGTTTGATCGTGTTGATTGCGGATACTTTATTTGCTTGCTCGATGGCATCTTGGTTCCTTTTTTTATTGAAGAATATCGTTTCCGTTCTGATTCTAGCGCACTTGTAAAGCTCGAAGGGGTAGATTCTGCCGAACATGCTCGCATGTTTACGAATGTGGATGTCTATTTTCCGGTGAAGCATGTTGACGAGGCAGTTGCTCCCGATGAATTGTCGTGGGACTTCTTTATCGGATTTCAACTAGAAGATGTTCATCATGGTAATCTGGGTGAGATAATAGAGGTGGACACGTCTACCATTAACACTTTGTTTGTTGTTGATGCAGAAGAAGAGGAGTTACTCATTCCCGCTCGTGAAGAATTTATTTTGGGCATAGATAAAGAGCAGAGAGTTATAACGGTAGATTTACCTGAAGGGTTATTGAACCTTGATCAAGTGGAGAGCGATGAAGACGAATAA
- the murA gene encoding UDP-N-acetylglucosamine 1-carboxyvinyltransferase, protein MTSFVIEGGHRLRGDIYPQGAKNEVLQIICATLLTTEEVTVNNIPDILDVNNLIQLMRDMGVTVAKKGLSTYSFKADSVNLEYLESDEFLKKCSSLRGSVMLIGPMVGRFGKAMISKPGGDKIGRRRLDTHFVGIQKLGAEFSYNEERGVYEISGPQLKGAYMLLDEASVTGTANIVMAAVLAKGATTIYNAACEPYLQQLCKMLNRMGAKISGIASNLLVIEGVESLGGTDHTVLPDMIEVGSFIGMAAMTKSELCIKNVSYENLGIIPDSFRRLGIELEQRGDDIFVPSQDSYQIESFIDGSIMTIADAPWPGLTPDLLSVLLVVATQAKGSVLIHQKMFESRLFFVDKLIDMGAQIILCDPHRAVVIGHNHEIKLRGGNMTSPDIRAGIALLIAAMSGEGISRIHNIEQIDRGYQNIEGRLNALGARITRI, encoded by the coding sequence ATGACTTCATTCGTAATCGAAGGAGGGCACAGACTACGTGGAGATATTTATCCGCAAGGTGCCAAAAACGAAGTGCTACAGATTATCTGTGCTACACTACTCACCACCGAAGAGGTGACGGTTAATAATATCCCTGACATTCTGGATGTGAATAATCTCATTCAGTTGATGCGCGATATGGGCGTTACGGTAGCGAAAAAAGGCCTTAGTACTTATAGCTTTAAAGCTGATTCCGTGAACTTGGAATATCTGGAGAGTGATGAGTTTTTGAAAAAATGTTCCAGCTTGCGTGGATCGGTAATGCTGATTGGACCAATGGTGGGACGATTCGGTAAGGCTATGATCTCAAAACCTGGAGGAGACAAGATTGGACGTCGCCGTTTGGATACTCACTTTGTGGGTATACAAAAATTGGGTGCTGAGTTTTCCTACAATGAAGAACGGGGTGTGTACGAGATATCGGGCCCACAACTGAAAGGTGCATACATGTTGCTCGACGAAGCTTCTGTTACCGGAACAGCTAATATTGTAATGGCTGCCGTTCTGGCTAAGGGTGCTACTACTATTTATAATGCTGCTTGCGAACCATACCTTCAACAATTGTGCAAGATGCTCAACCGAATGGGGGCTAAAATTAGTGGAATCGCTTCTAATTTGCTTGTTATAGAGGGCGTGGAGAGTCTGGGTGGCACAGACCATACGGTATTGCCCGACATGATTGAGGTCGGAAGTTTTATTGGCATGGCTGCCATGACCAAGAGTGAGCTTTGCATTAAGAATGTATCTTATGAAAATTTAGGTATTATACCCGATAGTTTCCGTCGCTTGGGCATCGAGTTGGAACAACGGGGTGATGATATCTTTGTGCCTTCGCAAGATTCTTATCAGATAGAATCTTTTATTGATGGCTCTATTATGACCATAGCCGATGCTCCTTGGCCGGGATTGACGCCTGATTTGCTAAGTGTGTTGTTAGTTGTAGCTACACAAGCCAAGGGAAGTGTGCTGATTCACCAAAAAATGTTTGAAAGTCGCTTATTCTTTGTTGACAAGCTGATAGATATGGGCGCACAAATTATTCTTTGTGACCCTCATCGTGCTGTTGTCATCGGACATAATCACGAAATTAAATTGCGTGGAGGCAATATGACTTCTCCCGATATTCGTGCCGGCATAGCTTTGCTCATTGCTGCCATGAGTGGTGAGGGTATTAGCCGCATTCATAATATAGAGCAGATAGATCGTGGCTATCAAAATATTGAAGGGCGCTTAAATGCTCTTGGGGCTAGAATTACCAGAATTTAG
- a CDS encoding DUF4290 domain-containing protein, with product MIYNTQQKRMFLPEYGRSIQNMVDHALTIEDKAERQRCANTIINIMGSMFPHLRDVPDFKHKLWDHLAIMSDFQLDIECPYVVIRKDNLITKPDLVPYPSTKMRYRHYGRTLELLIKKACDFPEGDEKRNLVALIANHMKKDYMAWNKDTVEDRKIADDLAELSAGKLQLTDDILRLMESRLLANRRPRPTNNNNPRRNYK from the coding sequence ATGATATACAATACCCAACAGAAAAGAATGTTCTTACCAGAATACGGACGTAGTATTCAAAACATGGTAGATCATGCACTTACGATAGAAGACAAGGCTGAACGTCAGCGTTGTGCAAACACCATTATCAACATTATGGGTAGCATGTTTCCGCACCTTAGAGATGTGCCCGATTTTAAGCATAAGCTGTGGGATCATTTGGCTATTATGTCCGATTTTCAATTGGATATCGAATGTCCTTATGTGGTTATCCGCAAAGATAATCTCATCACCAAACCCGATCTTGTTCCATATCCCAGCACAAAAATGCGTTACCGTCATTATGGTCGCACGCTTGAGCTTTTGATTAAAAAGGCTTGTGACTTTCCTGAAGGTGATGAAAAGAGAAATCTTGTGGCTCTCATAGCTAATCACATGAAGAAAGATTATATGGCGTGGAATAAGGATACGGTAGAAGATCGGAAGATAGCTGACGACTTGGCTGAACTTTCTGCAGGGAAACTTCAACTTACTGATGACATACTCCGTTTGATGGAGAGTCGCTTACTTGCAAACCGTCGTCCGAGACCGACCAACAACAATAATCCGAGAAGAAACTATAAATAA
- the tsaB gene encoding tRNA (adenosine(37)-N6)-threonylcarbamoyltransferase complex dimerization subunit type 1 TsaB, with protein MSCILHIETSTAVCSVAVSEDGQSIFVKEDFQGLSHAVSLGVFVDEALSFVDSHGIPLDAVAVSCGPGSYTGLRIGVSMAKGVCYGRNIPLIGLPTLEVLSVPVLLYHELPDDALLCPMIDARRMEVYAAIYDRALNVKREISADIVDENSYLEYLNERPVYFFGNGAAKCSDRITHPNAHFIDDIHPLAKMMFPLAEKAIAKQDYKNVAYFEPFYLKEFVASQPKKLL; from the coding sequence ATGTCGTGTATCTTACATATTGAAACTTCTACAGCTGTTTGTTCGGTTGCGGTTAGTGAAGACGGGCAAAGCATTTTTGTCAAGGAAGATTTTCAAGGCCTTTCTCATGCGGTATCTTTGGGCGTTTTTGTAGACGAAGCTTTGTCGTTTGTTGATAGTCATGGCATTCCTCTTGATGCAGTAGCAGTGAGTTGCGGTCCCGGTTCATACACCGGTTTGCGCATTGGAGTGTCTATGGCAAAAGGCGTTTGCTATGGACGTAATATTCCTCTCATTGGCCTTCCTACACTGGAAGTTTTAAGTGTTCCGGTATTGTTGTATCATGAATTGCCCGATGATGCTTTGCTTTGTCCGATGATTGATGCTCGCAGAATGGAAGTGTATGCAGCTATTTATGATCGTGCACTCAATGTTAAACGTGAAATCTCTGCCGATATTGTTGATGAAAATTCATACTTGGAATATCTGAATGAGCGTCCGGTGTATTTCTTTGGTAACGGTGCGGCTAAATGTAGCGATCGGATTACGCACCCCAATGCTCATTTCATCGATGATATTCATCCGCTTGCCAAGATGATGTTTCCGCTTGCAGAGAAGGCTATAGCGAAGCAAGATTATAAAAATGTGGCTTATTTTGAGCCATTCTATCTCAAAGAATTTGTAGCCTCTCAACCTAAAAAACTTTTGTAA
- a CDS encoding YicC/YloC family endoribonuclease, with the protein MIQSMTGYGKATAELSDKKINVEIKSLNSKAMDLSARIAPAYREKEMEIRNEVTKTLERGKVDFSLWVEKKESSDAATPINQALVESYYKQISEISDNLGIALPTDWFQTLLRMPDVMSRTETQELTDDEWAIAHKAVEEAIEHLTDFRKQEGAALEKKFREKVGNIHNLLESVTPYEKERVEKIKERITDALTKTISVDYDKNRLEQELIYYIEKLDINEERQRLGNHLKYFISTLESGSGQGKKLGFIAQEMGREINTLGSKSNHAEMQKIVVQMKDELEQIKEQILNVM; encoded by the coding sequence ATGATACAATCGATGACGGGATACGGAAAAGCTACAGCCGAACTTTCTGACAAGAAAATAAATGTAGAGATTAAATCGCTTAATAGCAAGGCTATGGATCTGTCGGCACGCATCGCTCCGGCATATCGGGAGAAAGAAATGGAAATCCGCAACGAAGTAACCAAAACACTAGAGCGTGGTAAAGTAGATTTCAGCCTTTGGGTAGAGAAAAAAGAATCTTCGGATGCTGCAACACCTATCAACCAAGCATTAGTGGAAAGTTATTACAAGCAAATTTCTGAAATATCAGATAATTTAGGAATTGCTTTACCTACCGACTGGTTTCAAACTCTTCTGCGCATGCCGGATGTGATGAGTAGAACAGAAACCCAAGAACTCACAGACGATGAATGGGCCATTGCTCACAAAGCTGTAGAAGAAGCCATTGAACATTTAACTGACTTTCGCAAACAAGAGGGAGCAGCCTTAGAGAAGAAATTCCGCGAAAAAGTAGGAAACATTCACAACTTGCTTGAGTCTGTTACTCCTTACGAAAAAGAGCGGGTTGAGAAAATCAAAGAGCGCATTACCGATGCCCTGACAAAAACCATCAGCGTAGATTATGATAAGAATCGCTTGGAACAGGAGTTGATCTATTACATCGAGAAGCTAGATATCAACGAAGAAAGACAACGATTGGGTAATCATCTAAAATACTTTATCAGCACGCTCGAAAGTGGAAGCGGACAAGGAAAGAAACTTGGCTTTATCGCTCAAGAAATGGGACGCGAAATAAATACATTAGGTAGCAAATCCAATCATGCAGAGATGCAAAAAATCGTGGTGCAGATGAAGGACGAATTGGAACAAATCAAAGAGCAGATTCTCAACGTAATGTAA
- the gmk gene encoding guanylate kinase, whose amino-acid sequence MNGKLIIFSAPSGSGKSTIINYLLAQNLNLFFSISATSRPPRGNEKDGVEYFFLSPEEFRRRIDNNEFLEHEEVYKDRYYGTLKAQVERQLEAGQNVVFDVDVVGGCNIKTFYGDRALSLFIQPPSVEELRHRLVGRATDSAEVIESRIAKAEFELTYATKFDRIIINDDLETAQKEALEVIKAFLEK is encoded by the coding sequence ATGAACGGAAAACTTATTATCTTTTCGGCTCCTTCGGGTTCAGGTAAGTCTACCATCATCAATTACCTGTTAGCGCAGAACCTGAATTTGTTTTTTTCCATCTCTGCAACCAGTCGCCCTCCACGTGGCAATGAAAAAGATGGAGTGGAATATTTTTTCCTCTCGCCTGAGGAATTTCGCCGTCGCATCGACAATAATGAGTTTCTGGAACACGAAGAAGTGTACAAGGATCGCTATTATGGCACCTTGAAAGCTCAGGTAGAAAGGCAACTCGAAGCCGGACAGAATGTGGTGTTCGACGTAGATGTGGTAGGTGGATGCAACATCAAGACGTTTTATGGTGATCGCGCACTTTCTCTTTTCATCCAGCCACCTTCTGTGGAAGAGCTGAGACACAGATTAGTGGGACGCGCCACAGATTCTGCCGAGGTCATCGAAAGCCGTATAGCAAAAGCCGAATTTGAACTTACGTATGCTACTAAATTCGACCGGATTATCATTAATGATGATCTGGAAACAGCCCAAAAAGAGGCTTTAGAAGTAATCAAAGCATTCCTGGAAAAATGA
- the nadD gene encoding nicotinate (nicotinamide) nucleotide adenylyltransferase, producing the protein MNLKTGIFSGSFNPIHIGHLALANYLCEFAGLDEIWFMVSPHNPLKEESDLLADHKRLELVQSAVEGYPKFHASDFEFHLPRPSYTVYTLEKLKERYPEREFHLIIGSDNWNLFSLWKDPEQIIATTPILIYPRPGFPIDEEQLPESVRVVSAPLLDVNSTFIRQAISAGKDIRYFLHSAVYKVIMEEGLYK; encoded by the coding sequence ATGAATCTGAAGACGGGTATTTTTAGCGGATCTTTTAACCCCATCCATATCGGGCATCTTGCTTTGGCCAATTATCTCTGTGAATTTGCCGGACTGGATGAGATATGGTTCATGGTTAGTCCGCACAACCCGTTGAAAGAAGAAAGCGATCTGCTGGCAGATCATAAACGACTCGAATTGGTGCAATCAGCTGTTGAAGGATATCCTAAATTCCATGCCTCTGATTTTGAATTTCACCTTCCCCGCCCCAGCTATACGGTGTATACGCTTGAGAAACTCAAAGAACGTTATCCCGAGCGAGAGTTTCATCTGATTATCGGTTCCGATAACTGGAACCTATTCTCTTTATGGAAAGATCCCGAACAGATCATTGCCACCACCCCTATTCTTATCTACCCCCGCCCCGGATTCCCCATTGACGAGGAACAATTGCCGGAAAGCGTCCGTGTCGTTTCTGCTCCCTTACTCGATGTAAACTCTACCTTTATCCGGCAAGCAATTTCAGCGGGAAAAGATATCAGATACTTCCTCCACTCCGCTGTTTACAAAGTGATAATGGAGGAAGGGCTTTATAAATAA
- a CDS encoding 4Fe-4S binding protein: MKRTIIKIDEELCNGCGVCVKGCHEGALQLINGKAMLVSELYCDGLGACIGDCPEGAITLEERESEPYDEVSVMERLMQKGEKVILAHLKHLDEHDQHDLLREAEDTLKKHRMSIPVYKKVEMAPISLKAVSGHHHGCPGSREMVYALPTEEPASSPTQRGELQQWPVQLHLISPTATFLKGADLLVAADCCAFTVGNFHQTYLKGKRLAIACPKLDQGKDIYIRKLAEMIDHGGINTLTVMIMEVPCCGGLLYLCEEARKAASRNIPLKLIRISLKGEQLEEKWM; encoded by the coding sequence ATGAAACGAACCATTATTAAGATTGATGAAGAACTTTGCAATGGATGCGGAGTTTGCGTGAAAGGTTGTCACGAAGGTGCTTTGCAGTTGATTAACGGTAAAGCAATGCTGGTAAGCGAACTGTATTGTGACGGACTGGGGGCATGTATTGGTGATTGCCCCGAAGGAGCTATTACGCTAGAAGAAAGAGAGTCGGAACCGTATGATGAAGTGAGCGTGATGGAGCGGCTCATGCAAAAAGGAGAGAAGGTAATATTGGCACACCTGAAACATCTGGATGAACATGATCAACATGATTTGCTAAGAGAAGCTGAAGATACTTTGAAGAAACACCGCATGTCAATACCTGTTTATAAAAAGGTGGAGATGGCACCGATCTCTCTAAAGGCGGTTTCTGGTCATCATCATGGCTGTCCGGGTAGTCGGGAAATGGTGTATGCCTTGCCAACCGAGGAACCTGCTTCGAGCCCAACTCAGCGTGGCGAATTGCAACAATGGCCTGTGCAACTACACTTAATCTCACCGACAGCCACTTTCTTAAAAGGGGCCGACTTACTAGTGGCTGCTGATTGTTGCGCTTTTACCGTTGGTAATTTTCATCAAACCTATTTGAAAGGAAAACGTCTGGCTATAGCATGTCCTAAGCTGGATCAAGGGAAGGATATTTATATTCGTAAACTTGCCGAGATGATAGATCATGGTGGTATTAATACACTTACAGTAATGATTATGGAGGTTCCTTGTTGCGGTGGGCTGTTATATCTCTGTGAAGAAGCTAGAAAGGCCGCTTCCCGAAATATTCCGTTAAAGTTGATTCGCATTAGTTTAAAAGGGGAACAGCTAGAGGAAAAATGGATGTGA
- a CDS encoding metallophosphoesterase → MLLLLLSSCSSTQRFSSHGVGRVKKYDFFHKDIPAAFDGFRIAFISDLHYKSTLQEAGLDKLVGQLQDVKADVLLMGGDYQEGCDVVPELFDKLAAVKTRFGTIGVMGNNDYERCHDKIIREMKRHGMKMLEHQLDTLSLDGERIILAGVRNPFDLKRNGVSPTLSLSTNDFVILLTHTPDYAEEVPITNTDLVLAGHTHGGQVTLFGLYAPVIPSAYGQHFRTGLKYTSAHIPVIVTNGIGTSRKRLRLFAPSEIVVVVLHKR, encoded by the coding sequence TTGCTCTTATTACTACTCTCTTCTTGCTCTTCTACGCAGAGGTTCTCTTCGCATGGGGTAGGAAGAGTGAAGAAGTACGACTTCTTTCATAAAGATATTCCGGCGGCGTTTGATGGATTTCGTATCGCTTTTATCTCCGATTTGCATTACAAGAGTACGCTCCAGGAGGCTGGGCTGGATAAACTTGTAGGGCAGTTGCAGGATGTAAAGGCGGATGTGTTATTGATGGGTGGCGACTATCAGGAAGGATGTGATGTGGTTCCCGAATTATTTGATAAATTGGCCGCTGTGAAAACAAGGTTTGGCACTATCGGTGTGATGGGAAATAATGACTATGAGCGCTGTCATGATAAGATCATCCGAGAGATGAAGCGGCATGGAATGAAGATGCTGGAGCATCAGCTTGATACGCTTAGTTTAGATGGCGAACGGATTATTCTGGCAGGGGTGCGTAATCCATTCGACTTAAAAAGAAATGGCGTATCACCCACACTTTCCCTTTCTACAAATGATTTCGTGATTCTGCTTACTCATACTCCTGATTATGCAGAGGAAGTCCCGATTACTAATACGGATTTAGTCTTGGCAGGGCATACACATGGCGGACAAGTTACTCTTTTTGGTCTGTATGCTCCGGTTATTCCTTCTGCTTATGGTCAACACTTTCGAACGGGACTTAAATACACTTCTGCTCATATTCCTGTAATTGTGACCAACGGTATTGGTACTTCCCGAAAACGGCTTCGGCTTTTTGCGCCAAGTGAGATTGTTGTTGTCGTACTTCATAAACGGTGA
- a CDS encoding DUF2059 domain-containing protein: MKKTIMNLFFFLLLSFFSVTVKGQSPGSYEQLVEKMLVVTNSTATYQAGITQMITMFKQQSLSVPGEFWASVEEELTKNILSDMAVMLTPIYKKYLTAEDLSQLIAFYDSPIGKKLATVNPQIVSESMAAGQQWGMSLVPKIKEQMKAKGYLTPQ; this comes from the coding sequence ATGAAAAAAACGATAATGAATCTTTTCTTTTTTTTGCTACTTTCTTTCTTTTCTGTGACTGTTAAAGGGCAATCGCCCGGTTCTTATGAACAGTTGGTGGAAAAGATGCTGGTTGTAACGAACTCTACTGCCACATATCAAGCTGGGATTACGCAGATGATAACGATGTTTAAACAACAATCGCTTAGTGTGCCCGGAGAGTTTTGGGCGTCGGTAGAGGAAGAACTCACGAAGAATATACTTAGTGATATGGCTGTTATGTTGACTCCAATTTATAAGAAGTACCTTACGGCCGAAGATTTAAGTCAGTTAATCGCTTTTTATGATTCTCCTATTGGGAAAAAACTGGCTACTGTGAACCCTCAGATCGTTTCCGAATCCATGGCTGCCGGTCAGCAATGGGGTATGTCTTTAGTACCTAAAATTAAGGAACAAATGAAAGCTAAAGGATATTTGACACCACAGTGA
- a CDS encoding RNA polymerase sigma-70 factor, producing the protein MENKSFNNFNSLYSHYYRRSFLFAKSYVHDKMVAEDIVSDVLIKLWSILKENSMENFDGLLLTMLKNHSLDYLKHELIKADTFQEIKDIHQRELDIRISTLEACNPDELLSVEIQEIVTRTLSLLPEQSKIIFELSRYSNKTNKEIAEELNVSIKTVEYHITRTLKQLRSNLKDYLPFFFFLFY; encoded by the coding sequence GTGGAAAACAAGTCATTTAATAATTTCAATTCTCTTTATTCCCATTATTATAGGAGATCATTTCTTTTTGCGAAGTCTTATGTGCACGATAAGATGGTCGCAGAAGACATCGTTTCGGATGTTCTGATCAAGCTGTGGAGCATCTTAAAGGAAAACTCCATGGAAAACTTTGACGGTTTATTGCTCACTATGCTAAAGAACCATTCTTTGGACTATCTAAAGCATGAATTGATTAAGGCTGATACCTTTCAAGAAATCAAAGACATTCATCAACGGGAACTTGATATTCGTATATCTACCTTAGAGGCTTGCAACCCCGATGAACTGCTTTCAGTAGAAATTCAGGAAATTGTAACAAGAACATTGTCTTTACTACCGGAGCAAAGCAAAATAATCTTTGAGTTGAGTCGCTATTCAAACAAAACCAATAAAGAAATAGCCGAAGAGCTTAATGTTTCTATTAAAACAGTAGAATATCATATTACTCGAACGCTAAAACAACTTCGTAGCAACTTGAAAGATTACCTTCCCTTTTTCTTTTTTCTTTTCTATTAA